The sequence AATAAGAAATGAAATATAAAGCAcgaaatatattcacatgtttTATTACACAAATATAcaagtattaaaacataatatttaggcacatttatacctttgccttggcagaaaacaataatccAAGTGTAACGTGTCCGTGATTACGAGATCGCGTGAACAGTatcgggatactgttcacctatttataggcacaggatgcaacctgcgcaaaattacatttatgtcctttacaatcgactacaataatgacacaaaacatcatgggcctttaagtcaattcatctttaagtcagttcgacccttcatcttgagatttgtctttatgccgaagctttatagataatagcttcgacgcttgcttctgagaagacctttcgaaggtgttctttttaggatcttcggctacgaagcatacccccaacactagGAATGAATGGAATTAGAGTGGATTGAGATGTATTGAGAGATGATTTGATCTATTGGAGATTTAAACACTCACATATCCCTAAAATCTATCCAATCCAAGAGTAGCCAAACTAGGATtaagttggattatataatcatggaaggaACAAACAGTGCCTTGTCCATACCAAAAAAACGACAACAGTAGCAACACTACGAAGACAATCTGATCGGGTCTAATGCATGTCGATACTGACCACACGGTTACAACATCGACTGGCTAGGTTGTTGACCAATCGGTTTGATGGATAGTGTCCGCATTGGAACCCATGTGGTCGGTATCGCCCACCTTTTTTACACTTGCCAACATCTGATTCATTCATTCAAGTTCAACCATTTGAATTTGAAAAAAAACAAAAGAAATAAAAAACCTTATCTTTCCTTATAAATAAAGGGGGTCCTTCCCTTCTTTCACCCATAGTCACCTCCAGTTCTTAGGTTTCTCCAGCGGTCACACAGTTTTACTCCGTTTAGGTTTTTACGATCTTCCCAGCTTTCGTTTCGATATGGAATATCGAGGTGGAGTCAGAACTTTGACACTTTCATGCCTTGCTCGACAAGCAATCTCTGCAACGTCCCAAGAACCTTGTGTGTGCCGGACAAGTTCTCTTCAACGACCTTTCTTCTGTCCACCATCGGAAGAAGGAAGGCCCTAGTCGGCCTCGTGGCCTAACTCCTCATCCCCTCTTTCCTCACTCGTATCTTCctctttcgtttgtttaaaaactAAATGTCGATGTCCCTCGTAGTACTGCTGAGCCTCCAACCAGTGAAAGTTCTTCGTAGCATCGATGAAGCCCTATCAATCGGAGCTTGTCCTCCACACCCTTTcacttatccatatccttgtttgtaCCCGTACGGTGTCCCTCCTTCTTATGCTACCCTTTACAATGCTCTCCCTACATTCCCTCCCACCTATGGTGTTCCTCTCACGTATGGAGCCTTTGCCTTCCTCGTGCTTCCACATGCACTACAGTGCCACCAGTCATAGTGATACGACCTCAAACCTGTCTGCGTTCTATGTTACGTCGTAGTGCAAACGTCGACAAGACTGTGTTAAGGTGGATGATGAAAGGCTTGTAAGTATACAAATATAGTTATAATTTCTATTATTTTTGTACATAGCGAACATTTTCCTCAGTCGCTCCAAGCGGCAAAGGATAGCTTATGCAGCATggggcaagtgagaaagaaatcaAACTTCAAACATATATAGCTTGCACTCTGTAATCAATCAAAGTGGTGTGTGCCGCATGGTGGCTCTGACTGAGCCGATGTGAACAAATGATCCTAGCTCCGGATCATCTAATGATAACGAAGCACCACACTCTATTGAGCGTGATAGGGTTAGAGCGCAACACAAGGGCAAAAGTGTCAGCAACGAGTAACATCGAGGACCCTTGACGAAAGAAGGCCATAATGAAGAGCCTCTATAAGGCCAGTGAGAAGTTAAACTATGCCAAGTTTAACGATTCATTCACTAAATTGATGGATCAGAACACGACCGAAGACACGAGAAGAATCCAGATGTCGACAGTTAAATGTTGGCCATACGATTAAAACTAGATGACAAAAGAAACGAGAAATAAGACGAGGTGGACGAGGACAAGTAGTTTTATATAGTTTTATCTATTTTTAAATTTATCGTATTTTATGAGTTTTGTTTAATTTGTGTAGTTTTAACTATGTTTTAAGGTGTTATTGTGTTTTTATTTGAATTAAAAATCGTGTTTAGTTAAGTGCATGAGTCTGTAGAAGAAAAATTGATGTGAGTGTAGGTTAACAATAAAGTCTACACATCGAAAAAATTTGATAGATAAAAGCTGTCGATAATAGACAATAGATAGGGGTAGTCAGTAGTCACCACACGCATCGGAACCAGCATCATGTAACCGTTGTGCATCGTCCTCTGTCACTGTCCTCTGGGCCTATAATCGAGGCGTCGTCAGCGTGGGTCCCGCGTTGAACGTGGTCAGCCCTTCGGCCCATGCTGCTGACGTGGAGCCAACGAGCCAACGTACTAGGCAACACAGTACCAACGGGTTACTGTCACCATCACTCTGCACTGCGCTCCCCACCACCTTGTTCGCTCTAATTGGTTTGCTGACAGAGTTTAGCAAAGATTCTGCTTATTATAATGGTCCCAGAATCGATGTGAGCTGTAGTACTAGCAAAGAGACAAGCAGaaagaaaaaaatatataaaaaatccGACAGCAGCAGCGGCGGATGCAGTGGGCGGATTACCGATGCGATTTTGTGAGccttctttttttttaaaaaaaaagcggGGCAGTGGGGAATATTGCTATGCCACCCCTTGCCTTTTAGTACTTTTTTTGTTATAGCTTTTCCATGGGCTTTTAAATCACATTCTCTTTCCGCACGACTGCACGGAACAGTGCAAATAAAATATCTTTCAGTGAGGAATCTCTTTCTTTTTTCCCGTTTAGGCCATGTTCCAATCTggcgagataaactttagcagctttttttagctacttttagccatttaTAATCTAAACAGAAGAGCTAATGGTGGTAATTgaaactaaactttagcactttaattcatatagctaaagtttagcagtaagctaaagtttatcccgtgagattgaaacgAGGCCTTGTTCGAGTCTCGCAGAGCATCATTATCCTCTCCCTCAATCTTTGTCACAGCGCATTTCATCACTGTTCGGCAGTGCTGTCACCGCTAGCAACTGCAGTGTGTGAGTTCACAGCTCAGTGAGCAGCTCCTGAGGCTCTCGGAGTTGAAAGGTGACGATTTCACTAGTATGCTAGAGTAGATCAAGCACCCTTTTGTTCAATCCTTCGCTCAAATCGGATCCTTTTCCTGCTATCCTTTTCACCCTTCCAAATCGACCAAGAAAGCTCATCCAGTTTTGGGGGGGATCACCTATTTTGGAGTCACCTTGCCGTCGTCATCAGCCAATTTACTCACACACCTGACGGCCTGCATGCCATCAATGCTCGCTCCCCTCCCCTGATGACTGAGGTGTTTATCATGTGAGAGCCTCTCCGTTTTGGCGTCACAGGAAACCCGCTCTCATGGTCCACTGCTGGTGGAGTTCGGCTGGAGTTCATTTATTCCCAATATTTCAGCTTCGGCTTTTGGAGGTCCACAAATTCTCGAGTTGTTGGGAAAATCGGGCTGGCCTCTTATTAGAGCCCTTTTGGCCCTTGCTCCTCTTTCCAGCAGAGGTTTCAACTTCTCTTTCCCCCCTGAGGTTTCGTGAGCGCAGCAGTAAGGTTTCTGAAACTGTTCTTGGAGGTTTGCTCTCGCCGGTTTCCACTGTCCCTGCTTTATCTGCCTGGGACGGCTCCAAGATCTGAGCTTGGGGGCGTTCTTGGTGCAAAGCGGAGCAATCCACCAAACCGCCCCGGGATTTGGAGCTGGAATAATCCTTCCATGGGTTCCCGGTCCGGCTGTGGAGCGGCGATGGCGGCGGCCGCGGCCGCGgtgttggtttcttggctgtgctTCGCGGCGGCCGGCGTCGGCGCGATAGGGGCGAACTGGGGCACGCAGGCGAGCCACCCGCTGCCGCCGGAGACGGTGGTGCGGATGCTCAAGGACAATGGGTTCCAGAAGGTCAAGCTGTTCGACGCCGAGGAGGGCACCATGAGCGCCCTCAGGAAGAGCGGGCTGGAGGTGATGGTCGGCATCCCCAACGACTTGCTGTCCACGATGGCCACCAGCATGAAGGCCGCGGAGAAGTGGGTCGACACCAACGTCTCCAGCTACCTCAACGACGGCGTCAGCATCAGGTATCTGCTTCTGCATATTAGTGCTGCTTCTCATTGCCGTTAGTGCTGTTCAGTTCAGCTCACTCAAGGTACTGATGCTTGGTAGTGGTAGCTAGGGTTGATTGTACTGTGGAATCTCAGTTCTGATAGACCTAGGATGAGCCGTGTGCCTAGAATATTGGGGAAATACGACGATTTTCAAGCTACCCTCGTTTTGTCGTGATTGCTGGCAAATGACTGAAGCTCATATCTAGTTAAATGTTTGACTTGGAAAGTAGTTATGCATGATCATTCTTCATAACGACAAGCGGTCGGCATTCTTCGTGTCTCATTTAGTACATTTGCACACGCGCTCTAGTTCGGATATAACGGTTGCCGTTTCTGGTTCCACATGTTGTGCAAATTCTGGTTCCACATGTTGTGCTTTGCACGCCTGCTTGGGCGCTTCTGTCGTTGTCCGCATGCGACAAACGGCTGGCGTATTTGTTCCATCCCTAAATACGACGATTTTCAAGCTACCCTCGTTTTGTCTTGATTGCTGGCAAATGACTGAAGCTCATATCTAGTTAAATGTTTGACTTGGAAAGTAGTTATGCATCATCATTCTCCATAACGACAAGCGGTCGGCATTCTTCGTGTCTCATTTAGTACATTTGCACACACGCTCTAGTTCGGATATAACGGTTGCCGTTTCTGGTTCCACATGTTGTGCAAATTCTGGTTCCACATGTTGTGCTTTGCACGCCTGCTTGGGCGCTTCTGTCGTTGTTCGCATGCGACAAACGGCTGGCGTATTTGTTCCATCCCTAAATCGGGAGTTGCGCGTTTCATTAATCTGTGCACACACTACCAGATCAGTGCTTGCACCAATTTGAAGAATCTAGTTTGACAATAGTTCTGTTATGCATGTAAGGCATGCTTCTTTGTTATATGGAAATCTGAATTGTCTTGTAAGTTTTCACTGATCACTGCAACTGTAGTGGTGCTTGGCTGCACCAGAATCATGTCACCATGACCAGATTTATGGGTTATGTTTTGAACAAAGATTTTAGCTATCAACGTGCCAATCATTTTTACGTTTTGGACGTTCCTTTTTATTCTCAGAAAACACAATGTTTTTGAAAGGGATGCATTCAAATCGAAATGAACCTGATCCATGAAAGTGCTTAGGAGTATTCGGTGACTTCTCAATATGCTTTAAATAGGTGGACCTTACACTGGAGGAAATACATTCATTTTGGCTGGTCCTACTTATTTGTGTTCCTTATTTGAATGGAGCATAGTTGTCCCCACATGTATAATTTAATTAATTTACCTCGTCTTTATCGTGTCACTACTCTAAAGGGCGTACCCAGTGTcgtaggcttcccgcactgtgcggggtctggggaagggtatctttaagcgccaagccttacccgcataatatgcagaggctgggGCTCGAACCCGGGACCTTCCGGTTACAGACGGTAGGCTCTACCGCTGCACCAGGCCCGCCCTTCATCGTGTCACTACTCTATGCCTCATATTTCTTTTCCCACTGGGCCGCGTCATGGAATGCTTGATAGGTGTATGACCTATTCACATGGTACTACTATAGAAGTTGGAAGGTTCAATTTTATCGAAGAAATGTTGAACACCATGTCTAGTTATAGTAGGAAAACCTTTTTTTTTCAAAGAACATAATTGATTTTTCTAATGTCAAGAGTATATATTTGACCATCTGTAACTCAATTTGTGTAACAAATTAGTCCTAGCTAGATATTATTTGTTGCCCTTCTCTATATCTATTTATAAAATAATCTTTGCACGTGCATCCACCATTCGACTACCAAACTGGCAGTGCCTTTTTAAAAATACTTAGACAGCTAAATAGCACATGCCCTGAAAAAATTCTATGCATCTAGCACCAGCTCATTGTATACCATGATGCAAAGCTTTATTTTCTTAATCACTAAGTCAGTAAGCAGAACATGTAACAGACGCAATGGTCACTTTGTTGTTGCTGGCCTCCCGTAGCTTATAGCTTATCGGTTCATTGATACTCTTTTCCATCAGTTATGTTATGTAGAGCAGAGACGTACCAAGCTTTCATATATTCTATTTTGAGCCTCCAAATGCTGATTTAATTTAACACTTTTGTTGCGTGAAGTTCTGCCGTGGTTGTTAAGTACACCCTTGCAGTTTTACGTAAAACTATAGCACTAACACTTCCATTTAATCTGAATCGGGCACCTTTAGTTTTACCTCTAACGTCCGCTGCCTGCTTTATGAGTTGTGGGAACACGTATCAGCATTTCATTTGAACTAGCATGGCATGCCATTTCCATTTGCACATCATGTAGTAAATGAAATATGAATATTCAATATAGTACTTTGCTTCATGTTCTGCATGATGCTGTGGCCTCACCTCTTTATTTGCGCTATTGCGTTGTTATATCAGGTATGTTGCAGTCGGGAATGAGCCTTTCTTGGAGACATACAACGGAAGCTTCCTGCAGTCCACTTTCCCCGCCATCAGGAACATACAAGGCGCGCTCATAAAAGCCGGCCTGGGCAACCAAGTCAAGGTGACATGCCCTCTCAACGCCGATGTCTACTCCTCGACGACCTCCAAGCCTTCCGACGGGGACTTCCGCACGGACATCCACGACCTGATGCTCACCATAGTGAAGTTCCTGAGCGACAACGGCGGTGCCTTCACCGTCAACATCTACCCGTTCATAAGCCTCTACATCGACCCGAACTTCCCCGTGGACTACGCCTTCTTCGAGGGGGCCTCGTCGCCGATTGTGGACGGCTCCTTCACCTACAGCAACATGTTCGACGCGAACCACGACACGCTGATATGGGCGCTGAAGAAGAACGGGTTCGGGAACCTGCCCGTGATCGTCGGCGAGATCGGGTGGCCGACGGACGGCGACCGGAACGCCAACGCCCAGATGGCGCAGCGCTTCAACCAGGGCTTCATGACCCACATCGCCTCCGGGCGGGGCACGCCGATGCGGCCCGGACCCGTCGACGCCTACCTGTTCAGCCTGATCGACGAGGACGACAAGAGCATCCAGCCAGGGAACTTCGAGCGGCACTGGGGCATCTTCACCTACGACGGCCTGCCCAAGTACCAGCTGAACCTGGGGACGTCGAACGCGGGCGGCGGTCTCGTGAGAGCCAAGGGCGTGAAGTACCTCGAGAGGAAGTGGTGCGTGCTGAAGCCTTCTGTGAACCTCAACGACCCGAAGCTCGCCGACAACGTGGGATACGCGTGCTCCATGGCGGACTGCACCAGCCTTGGCTACAAGACGTCGTGCGGGATGCTGGACATCCGCGGCAACGTCTCGTACGCGTTCAACAACTACTTCCAGAAGAACGACCAGGACGACGTGGCCTGCGGGTTCCAGGGCCTCGCGACGACCACGGGCCAGGACCCCAGCACCGGGACCTGCAGGTTCGGGGTCATGATCGAGGTCGACTCCGCCTTCTCGTGGAGGCTGCAGGGGCTTGGGAGCAACCTCCTCCTGTTCCTCCTGCTTGGGGTTCTCCAGCTATCCCTGTCCTTCTCTTAGACGCAGAGGTTCTGCGAGGGATGGGTGGGGTGGCAGTGAGCGCATAAACAGTCTGACAACAGCTTGAGGATATTAGATGTGTGTTGTCAGTGCCATTCATTTAGAAACTCTTTCCTCTATGACCCCTCCGCccctcttttccttttcttctctttgGCGAGGAAACCGCAGACCGCGGTTTCAGGCGTTCTTGATTGATTGTTGCTGTTAGCTTTGATCCGTCAGTTCCGTTGCGGCGACAGCGACGAATGATGCATTGAGATTGAGCCGTCCACTGGGCCTCTGCAACTTGGGCGAGCTCTGCTCAGGTTTCTCAGCAAATATCTGGGCCTCTAGGGATGCTGCGCCTTgactgaccaggaacaggggggcACCTAGATCTCATCTCATGGTGTAGAAACAGACAGCCCTTTGCTGAATCATTCATTAGCAACGAAAAAAACGCGGGGCCACGAGCATGAGCATCTCGCACGTCGATAAGTCAAACCGCTTGCGCATGGGCTGCCTGGTTGGTGGGTTGCTGTCGTTTCGGAATCTGAACTGATTAGGAGTAGCCGAGTAGGAGACAAGTCACACCCGTGTGGCCGTGCGTCCGTCCCCGTCGTTTTCGACGACGACGGCGGCTTCTCCTGGCTCGTCGCGTTCGTGCTGTCCCCCGACGGTGACGCGCCGAGTTCTTGCTCGGTTCAGACCAGCTGCGCAGCGGACGCGTCAAGCTCGATCCAAAATTGCGCAGAGGCGTCACGCCGATTCAGGAGCAAAGCGCACGAACACGAAGGTCAGCTCGGACCTGTGTACTACGTCTGGAACCGCACCACACGGTTGCTCGGCAAGTACATGTACATGCAGCGCTGATGAGGAGCACACGGAGGAGGAAGTGGCTCCGGCGCAACGCGCGGCCAACAGCGGAGAGCACACGGGTACAAATACACCCTTAAAAAAATTCAAATCTATAAATTTAATTAAAATTTCATCCTATAAGGATCTCTTTAGAAATAAATCTTTAAGCATGTACAAAATAAATGTGCCGCTTAAAATTTGCTGGAGCTCTATCACTCCTCAGACTGTCAGCAATGGCATGTGGTACAAGTGTACAACTCCCCCCTCAGACTGACTGCAGCGCtccccccttcccctcccctcccctaacTGTACACGAAataggggatactgttcacccctTGAGGCCGCAGCGCTCGCCGCTACCCGCCCCCCTCCGCCGCGACactcttctctctcacgccaGATGCAGGGCGTCACTGTGCACTCCCCTTTGCCTGCTTCACGCGGAAGACTCCGCCCGCGCCACCGACCGGAACCTTCGCGCTCGTCTTCCCTCCCGTTCGAGGCGTCTGCGATTCGGCGATTTCCGGCGAGGCGGCGGCGATTCCTCCGCGGGAAGGTTGCGCCCGCGCCGGTCCCCGTCGGATCTTTGGAAGACGAAGTGGAGGTGCTGAGCAACCAGCTCCGGTCGCGACCGAAGACGAAGCGGCCGCAAATCCGACTCCGTCGAGGTTCGTCGCGAGCGCTTGCTTCGTTTGCCGCTCCGACCATCGACGCCTTCCTCGGATCCGAAAATCTTCGCTTCGATTCCTCTTCTGTGCGCCCAAATCTTCGGATCTTCAGGTACGCCCTTCGACTCCTATTGTTTCTGTTCTTCTTGCGCACATCTTTGATGAAGTAATTACTACACCAATCGACTAATCCTTTCAACCGTAATTGATTTCATCCGACAACACCCGATTATTCCCCAGTTCAAAACACTCCACGGATCTGGTGTGCCTTTTAGGGTTACACATTTCTACCGTACTAACCCGCTGAATATCCTCCATATTAACTTCAAGGAATGGTAGTGCAAAGTATTACGGCCTAATGGCCTGCAGATTGCATTAATTTGTAATCCCTACACTACGGATTTACTTCGCTAGTGCCTAAAAGTATCAAGTCTTCTGCGAATTAATTTTTGATCCCCACTGAGCACAACAACAGCTCATTTTACTAAAGTACCAGAAAAATTCATCGTAAGGTCAGGCAAAATGTGTTACCTTACCCAACCAAGGGTAATGTTTATTGTTTATTAAACTTCTTAAAACTGTCATGAACATATCAGAGGGTCCATTACTTCCTTAGTTAGTATGAATGATGTTCATTATAATTGTTAGGTGTATGTCGTCCCTTATTGTATTCCTCTACTTCATCCCAAATTTTTTGGCACCCTTGTATACGACTAGAGGATACATAAATATTGTGGACCTTGATATAGTTGGTTTGTATATTGTTATAACAACTACTTTATGTTTTGTTGTAGTAATGTGTACAACCCTCACCTTTTTCACAAAATCTGTCCATCAACATTTTGTTTTCTTCAGCAACTTATGGTATGACCACACAGTTCTTTATTATGTACATTATGTTTATGCTTCCATCGAGTACATTGCTTGTTTTATTGTATCCTTCAATGTTTTCTACAACCCTCACATTAAAGTAATGTTTGTGCATACATGGAGTGCATTGCTTGTTTTTTTGTATCCTTCAAAGTTTTCTACAACCCTGACATTAAAGTTTTGTTTCTGCTTTACATGCAGTGCATTGCTTGTATATTCTGTCCATGAACTAATGATACAACAAGAATATTTATAAGTCAATAGGCAGCTATGACAAACATCTATATACCCTAGTACTCATTTTTATTTAATTGTCATTGCCACACGTTGCCCTTACGAGtcataacattttctgtgttataCTTCACTAAATATGTTATGTTCCTTGCTGCTATATGACTGCTACATTTGAAATAATTACATGTCACaggcaacataattgttaatGGTTTTGGGAAGTATTAAATTCGTATAGCCTTAATGCTATATAAGGAAATGCACGTGTTTGTTCATATATTATTCTTTGCAGCACAGTTCCGAATGGCATCCTCGAAAGAAGATACCATGAAGTCTTTGGTTAAAGTACTTGTCGACTGTGCCGAGGATGCCACAAAATCCCTTCGTGGATTAGTAGATCATGCATTAGACCACATGCATGACGAAGAGATATTAGCTAGAACCCTCTTCGCCATGAAAGAAAAAC is a genomic window of Zea mays cultivar B73 chromosome 5, Zm-B73-REFERENCE-NAM-5.0, whole genome shotgun sequence containing:
- the LOC100284665 gene encoding glucan endo-1,3-beta-glucosidase 6 precursor, whose product is MGSRSGCGAAMAAAAAAVLVSWLCFAAAGVGAIGANWGTQASHPLPPETVVRMLKDNGFQKVKLFDAEEGTMSALRKSGLEVMVGIPNDLLSTMATSMKAAEKWVDTNVSSYLNDGVSIRYVAVGNEPFLETYNGSFLQSTFPAIRNIQGALIKAGLGNQVKVTCPLNADVYSSTTSKPSDGDFRTDIHDLMLTIVKFLSDNGGAFTVNIYPFISLYIDPNFPVDYAFFEGASSPIVDGSFTYSNMFDANHDTLIWALKKNGFGNLPVIVGEIGWPTDGDRNANAQMAQRFNQGFMTHIASGRGTPMRPGPVDAYLFSLIDEDDKSIQPGNFERHWGIFTYDGLPKYQLNLGTSNAGGGLVRAKGVKYLERKWCVLKPSVNLNDPKLADNVGYACSMADCTSLGYKTSCGMLDIRGNVSYAFNNYFQKNDQDDVACGFQGLATTTGQDPSTGTCRFGVMIEVDSAFSWRLQGLGSNLLLFLLLGVLQLSLSFS